One window of Paenibacillus sp. FSL K6-3182 genomic DNA carries:
- a CDS encoding pyridoxamine 5'-phosphate oxidase family protein: MFPVRLQKRECTDQGKIQSFLLNAKTGFLGLSADGIPYVVPLNFTWLNDTVYFHGAADGRKISYIEQNPEACFTVSEEYGTLTDPVPAHTDTSYMSVMVSGKIQFVNEIDEASKAMQSMLDKYVPGYYKQPLSKSHLEKYESSLGSKTKVFKLIAASISAKENEKVESAMFYPGKTVHNDL, encoded by the coding sequence ATGTTTCCTGTAAGATTACAGAAAAGAGAGTGTACTGATCAGGGCAAGATTCAATCCTTTTTATTAAACGCAAAAACAGGATTCCTTGGCCTATCTGCCGATGGAATCCCTTACGTTGTTCCGTTAAATTTCACTTGGCTGAACGACACTGTTTATTTTCACGGTGCTGCTGACGGGCGGAAAATCTCCTATATCGAGCAAAATCCAGAAGCTTGTTTTACCGTAAGCGAAGAATATGGAACATTAACTGACCCCGTGCCTGCTCATACCGATACCTCTTATATGAGCGTTATGGTTTCTGGGAAAATACAGTTTGTTAATGAAATAGACGAGGCTTCAAAAGCTATGCAAAGCATGCTGGACAAATATGTGCCTGGCTACTATAAGCAACCGTTGTCCAAATCGCATTTGGAAAAATACGAATCATCTTTGGGAAGTAAAACCAAAGTATTTAAATTAATAGCAGCTTCCATCTCTGCGAAAGAAAACGAGAAAGTAGAGAGCGCTATGTTTTATCCAGGTAAAACGGTACACAACGATTTGTAA
- a CDS encoding sugar ABC transporter substrate-binding protein — protein MRRQWKSVSVLLVVLLMAISVLSACTKSDSGNKNSQARATNGSSNTENTGSGENVSKDPIKLRLTAWGAPDEIAAFKKAVASFEAKHTNIKVDFQAISADYDTKLTTMVAGNDEPDIAMMESSTIAFPLAEEGKFVNLQDFLDKDTELTVDRLVPNIMYSSEPGNVVGIAPGPESFALFYNEDVFKDAGLTPPPAKASEAWTWDQFVEVTKKLTIDNKGKNATEEGFDPKNIKQFGVNVPTWWGAYSNFIYSNGGDFLSEDGKTFALNQPEAVEAIQKISDLINVHHVAPSPVQAKNIPGTNVALQTKKVAMAFDGQWASTSLAQSNFNFNVGVLPVMKQPMTTVVSGMFSMFKSTKHPEEAWELLKALIDPEASIELLTAGTWMPSHKEWYTDESYLTRWTENLPSRPSGYKDAVVEMVLSNSHATPTAYVKNFNKIMDIVNPALDKVWLGQQTAQEAMDSIAAKAQAQVQGRRDVQ, from the coding sequence ATGAGAAGACAATGGAAATCGGTTTCCGTTCTCTTAGTTGTGCTGCTTATGGCAATCAGCGTATTATCGGCTTGCACGAAGTCTGATTCGGGTAACAAAAATTCTCAGGCTAGGGCGACGAATGGCTCAAGCAACACCGAAAATACAGGCAGCGGTGAAAATGTATCCAAAGATCCGATCAAACTGCGTCTTACCGCTTGGGGCGCACCTGATGAGATCGCAGCATTTAAGAAAGCAGTCGCTAGTTTTGAGGCTAAGCATACAAATATTAAAGTTGATTTCCAAGCCATTTCAGCGGATTACGATACGAAATTAACGACCATGGTAGCCGGCAACGATGAGCCGGACATTGCCATGATGGAGTCCAGCACGATCGCTTTTCCTTTAGCGGAAGAAGGCAAGTTCGTTAACCTTCAGGATTTCCTTGATAAGGATACGGAGTTGACTGTGGATAGACTCGTTCCTAACATTATGTATTCCTCGGAGCCAGGCAATGTAGTCGGTATTGCGCCTGGCCCAGAATCTTTTGCTTTATTTTATAACGAAGATGTATTTAAGGATGCAGGCTTAACACCTCCGCCAGCCAAAGCTTCTGAAGCGTGGACATGGGATCAGTTCGTAGAGGTTACGAAGAAACTTACGATTGACAACAAAGGCAAGAATGCGACAGAAGAAGGCTTTGATCCTAAAAATATTAAACAATTCGGAGTCAACGTACCAACTTGGTGGGGCGCATACAGCAACTTCATCTATTCGAATGGCGGAGACTTCTTGTCTGAGGACGGCAAAACCTTTGCTCTGAACCAGCCAGAAGCTGTAGAAGCTATTCAGAAGATTTCCGATCTTATTAATGTTCATCATGTAGCGCCGTCACCTGTTCAAGCGAAAAATATACCAGGCACCAACGTTGCGTTGCAAACCAAAAAAGTAGCGATGGCATTTGATGGTCAATGGGCAAGCACAAGCTTGGCACAATCCAATTTCAATTTTAACGTTGGCGTGCTCCCCGTTATGAAACAGCCGATGACGACTGTCGTTTCTGGCATGTTCTCGATGTTTAAATCAACAAAACATCCGGAGGAAGCATGGGAGCTTTTGAAGGCACTGATTGATCCTGAAGCTTCAATCGAGCTGCTAACTGCCGGCACTTGGATGCCATCTCATAAAGAGTGGTACACGGATGAATCTTACCTAACCAGATGGACTGAAAACCTGCCTTCTCGCCCATCGGGCTACAAGGATGCGGTCGTTGAGATGGTATTGAGCAACAGCCATGCAACACCAACCGCTTATGTGAAAAACTTTAATAAAATTATGGATATCGTTAATCCAGCACTTGATAAAGTTTGGTTAGGTCAGCAAACCGCTCAAGAGGCAATGGATTCTATCGCTGCGAAAGCACAAGCACAGGTTCAAGGACGCCGTGACGTACAATAA
- a CDS encoding beta-L-arabinofuranosidase domain-containing protein, protein MKGWLDVTLSETKVIKGWKNVPFTKVEIDDAFWRPRLEVIKNITMKACLVKCEETGRIDNFAIAGGLLEGKFEGMYYNDSDVYKVLEGAAYALMTDRDPVLEAEIDRIIELIAAAQEADGYLSTYYTLEAPDLKWSDMEKHEMYNGGHLIEAAVAYFEATGKRKLLDVACKMADHYDRVFGPGKRHWVEGHEEIELALVKLYRTTSEDRYWKLALWLLEERGHGHGKGAIWDKEEWGPAYCQDDVPVRDIEKVTGHAVRAMYLYTAMADVVHASGDQTYIDVLHRVWSHTVERNMYVTGGIGPSQHNEGFTHDYDLPNESAYCETCAAIAMVFWNHRMNLLFGDAKYADVVEREMYNGALAGISLSGDKFFYVNPLASKGEHHRVDWFGTSCCPTNLVRFLPSIGQYAYAATDAGVVVNQYMNGETALEIKGGTTVKLKQTTAYPWDGKIEVAVILDQAETFDIRLRVPGWCRGYKLSLLGEQPQPSEGKIENGYLVLNRCWTQGDSIVLELDMPVEVIRSRPEVEANIGRIALQRGPVVYCIEQTDNMELSYDEFSLAAHDPLFIEHRAEWLGGVTVLKGKVAEGSACLFIPYYAWDNRDAGFMQVWIREKEDRHLYRY, encoded by the coding sequence ATGAAAGGATGGTTAGACGTGACATTAAGTGAAACGAAGGTTATAAAAGGCTGGAAAAACGTGCCCTTTACGAAAGTTGAGATCGATGATGCTTTCTGGAGGCCGCGGCTGGAAGTTATCAAAAATATTACGATGAAGGCATGTTTAGTCAAATGCGAGGAGACAGGCCGAATTGACAATTTTGCAATAGCAGGCGGACTGCTGGAAGGCAAATTTGAAGGGATGTATTACAACGACTCCGATGTGTATAAGGTGCTTGAAGGTGCCGCTTATGCACTTATGACGGATCGTGATCCAGTACTGGAAGCAGAGATCGATCGGATTATTGAGCTCATAGCTGCGGCGCAGGAAGCGGATGGATATTTAAGTACTTATTACACGCTTGAAGCGCCTGATCTCAAGTGGTCGGATATGGAAAAACACGAGATGTATAATGGTGGTCATCTGATTGAAGCAGCGGTTGCTTATTTCGAAGCGACAGGAAAGCGGAAGCTGCTGGATGTAGCATGCAAAATGGCTGATCATTATGATCGCGTATTTGGCCCTGGCAAGCGGCACTGGGTGGAAGGGCATGAGGAAATTGAGCTTGCGCTTGTGAAGCTTTACCGCACGACCAGCGAGGATCGTTATTGGAAGCTGGCGCTTTGGCTGCTTGAAGAACGTGGTCATGGTCATGGTAAAGGTGCCATTTGGGACAAAGAGGAATGGGGCCCTGCGTACTGCCAGGATGATGTACCTGTTCGCGATATTGAGAAGGTAACAGGACATGCTGTACGAGCGATGTATTTGTACACCGCGATGGCTGATGTCGTGCATGCTTCCGGTGATCAGACGTATATTGATGTGCTGCACCGCGTTTGGTCGCATACGGTTGAAAGGAATATGTATGTGACCGGCGGCATCGGGCCATCTCAGCATAATGAAGGCTTTACACATGATTACGATCTACCAAATGAATCGGCTTACTGCGAGACCTGTGCGGCGATCGCTATGGTTTTTTGGAATCACCGGATGAACTTGTTGTTTGGCGATGCCAAATATGCTGATGTTGTAGAGCGGGAAATGTACAATGGCGCTTTAGCGGGAATCTCGTTGTCTGGCGACAAATTTTTCTACGTCAATCCGCTTGCATCAAAGGGCGAGCATCATCGAGTCGATTGGTTTGGCACTTCTTGCTGCCCGACTAACCTAGTTAGATTTTTACCATCCATTGGACAATATGCTTATGCTGCTACGGATGCTGGAGTAGTCGTCAATCAATACATGAACGGGGAAACTGCTTTGGAAATAAAAGGCGGGACAACCGTCAAACTTAAGCAGACAACCGCGTATCCTTGGGATGGAAAAATCGAAGTTGCGGTAATCTTGGATCAAGCGGAAACGTTCGATATCCGGCTTCGTGTTCCTGGCTGGTGCAGAGGATATAAGCTATCGCTTCTAGGGGAGCAGCCGCAGCCATCGGAAGGAAAGATCGAAAATGGTTATCTCGTATTGAATCGCTGCTGGACACAGGGAGACTCCATTGTATTAGAGCTGGATATGCCAGTTGAAGTTATTCGGTCACGGCCGGAGGTGGAAGCTAACATTGGAAGAATTGCTCTGCAGCGCGGACCTGTGGTGTACTGCATAGAGCAGACTGATAATATGGAGTTATCCTACGATGAATTTTCTCTTGCAGCACATGACCCGCTATTCATTGAGCACCGAGCAGAATGGCTTGGCGGCGTGACTGTTCTGAAAGGAAAAGTGGCTGAAGGCAGCGCTTGTTTATTTATTCCTTATTATGCATGGGATAACCGAGATGCGGGCTTCATGCAGGTATGGATTCGTGAAAAAGAAGATCGTCACTTATATCGTTATTAA
- a CDS encoding carbohydrate ABC transporter permease → MRESKLKLTAGYAALIIISVMFIIPFVWLIRSSVMDLSQIFVMPPEWIPNPFKWDNYERALTVLPFGQFFKNTLIIVFSVIIGTVLTSTIAAFGFSRIQWKGRDTIFAILMTSMMLPAAVTLIPSFLGWKTLGFYDTFYPLIVPAFFGGGIFNIFLLRQFYMTIPRDFDEAAFVDGANYFQIYWRILMPLSRSAVIVVALFTFLGSWNDFMGPLIYLKSDSRFTLALGLQMFQGSYTAQWDLLMAASATVVMPCVLVFLIGQRYFLEGITLTGLKG, encoded by the coding sequence ATGAGAGAGTCCAAGCTCAAGCTGACAGCAGGTTATGCGGCCCTTATTATTATTTCAGTTATGTTTATTATTCCGTTCGTTTGGCTGATTCGAAGCTCAGTGATGGATTTATCGCAAATTTTCGTTATGCCGCCGGAATGGATTCCAAATCCTTTTAAATGGGACAACTACGAGAGAGCGCTTACCGTGCTGCCTTTCGGACAATTTTTCAAGAATACGCTTATTATAGTTTTCAGCGTTATTATCGGAACTGTGCTGACGAGTACGATCGCAGCTTTTGGTTTCTCTCGTATTCAGTGGAAAGGCAGAGACACGATTTTTGCAATCCTCATGACCAGCATGATGCTGCCTGCTGCAGTTACGTTAATTCCGAGCTTTCTTGGATGGAAAACGCTGGGGTTCTATGATACGTTCTATCCGCTTATCGTACCAGCGTTCTTTGGCGGAGGTATCTTTAATATCTTCCTGCTGCGCCAATTCTACATGACGATTCCGCGTGACTTTGACGAGGCTGCTTTTGTGGACGGGGCTAATTATTTTCAAATTTACTGGCGTATTCTTATGCCGCTTAGCCGTTCGGCTGTTATCGTCGTTGCGCTATTTACCTTCTTAGGTTCATGGAATGACTTTATGGGACCGCTTATCTATTTGAAGAGTGACAGCCGCTTTACGCTAGCACTTGGCTTGCAAATGTTTCAAGGCAGCTATACGGCGCAATGGGATTTGCTCATGGCGGCATCAGCAACTGTCGTTATGCCCTGCGTACTCGTATTTTTAATCGGCCAGCGTTATTTTCTGGAAGGCATTACGTTAACGGGATTGAAAGGATAA
- a CDS encoding GNAT family N-acetyltransferase, translating to MNVVNATLEDLNGWLELAAEVEYLFGPMVDDPNFVLALERNIHQNRAFCVREYDGSPGCSLLGGLLLSTSNAPSYKIGWLSVSAKARNKGVASALLNHVLTLVDVPSEIAVITFGDDIPDGMPARRLYEKFGFLPLEESIPNGPEGGSRQKFQLTIAHR from the coding sequence ATGAATGTCGTAAACGCAACATTAGAAGATCTAAATGGATGGTTAGAGCTGGCTGCTGAGGTGGAGTACCTCTTTGGCCCAATGGTAGATGATCCAAACTTTGTTCTGGCACTAGAGAGAAATATACATCAAAATCGCGCGTTCTGCGTGCGGGAATATGATGGTTCGCCAGGGTGCAGCCTGTTAGGGGGACTATTGCTTTCTACATCTAACGCCCCAAGCTACAAAATCGGCTGGTTGTCTGTCTCCGCTAAAGCAAGAAATAAAGGCGTGGCATCGGCATTGCTGAATCATGTTCTAACGCTTGTAGATGTTCCTTCAGAAATAGCAGTCATAACATTTGGCGATGATATTCCAGACGGGATGCCTGCAAGGCGCCTTTATGAAAAATTTGGTTTCCTTCCCTTGGAGGAATCGATTCCAAACGGTCCCGAAGGCGGTTCAAGGCAAAAGTTTCAATTGACGATTGCTCATCGGTAA
- a CDS encoding sugar ABC transporter permease produces MDIPAQTIPAVSKKSRIRERKALFYGLLFTAPAILGFIIFTLGPMIASLVLSLTDYSVFKDTTSFIGFDNYAKLFSGEDDLFYKSLGVTFYFVILRVPAVIIISFLLALLLNMNVKGRSLFRTIIYLPSIVPAVASSMIWLWLLNPDLGLVNTVLAWLHLPTSNWLFGESSVIPSVVLTTLWGIGGTVIIFLAGLSGIPKQYYEAIDVDGGGWMHKLRHITIPMVTPTIFFNTIMTIIGSFQVFSEAYILTQGGPNNKSLFFVFYLWSTAFRDTEMGYASALAWILFIIILFFTFIVFKTSKSWVYYEGEKS; encoded by the coding sequence ATGGATATTCCTGCGCAAACCATTCCAGCAGTCAGTAAAAAAAGTCGCATAAGAGAGCGTAAGGCATTATTCTACGGGTTATTGTTTACAGCTCCTGCCATACTAGGCTTCATCATATTTACGCTTGGTCCTATGATTGCTAGTTTGGTGCTCAGTTTAACCGATTACAGCGTGTTCAAGGATACAACCTCATTTATTGGATTCGATAATTACGCCAAGCTGTTCTCAGGTGAAGATGATTTATTTTATAAATCACTAGGCGTTACCTTCTATTTTGTTATTTTGCGGGTACCTGCCGTTATCATCATCTCTTTTCTGTTGGCGCTGCTCCTTAATATGAATGTAAAGGGTAGATCGTTGTTCCGCACCATTATTTATTTGCCAAGTATCGTTCCAGCGGTTGCATCGTCCATGATATGGCTGTGGCTGCTTAATCCAGACCTTGGTTTAGTTAATACGGTGCTCGCATGGCTTCATTTGCCGACAAGCAACTGGTTGTTTGGGGAGAGCAGTGTTATTCCATCTGTTGTCTTAACGACGCTTTGGGGAATAGGCGGCACGGTCATTATTTTTCTAGCGGGGCTTTCGGGTATTCCGAAGCAGTACTATGAAGCCATTGATGTCGACGGCGGAGGTTGGATGCATAAGCTGCGCCATATTACGATCCCGATGGTAACGCCAACAATCTTCTTTAATACCATCATGACGATTATCGGTTCTTTCCAGGTGTTTAGCGAAGCCTACATTTTGACACAGGGCGGGCCGAATAATAAAAGTTTATTTTTCGTGTTTTATTTGTGGAGTACAGCATTCCGTGATACAGAGATGGGTTATGCATCTGCCCTGGCATGGATTCTATTTATCATTATTTTGTTCTTTACGTTTATCGTATTCAAAACCTCGAAATCTTGGGTTTACTACGAGGGGGAAAAATCATGA